In the genome of Neofelis nebulosa isolate mNeoNeb1 chromosome 8, mNeoNeb1.pri, whole genome shotgun sequence, one region contains:
- the TEX52 gene encoding testis-expressed protein 52 — translation MLPGKSSLTKLLLLAVRPRRGMASSPQRQPRGRNNPLHVQEPFLQMAHAREPLLTHQPRARREFLLPSEPGEWPGFTRQAYHRLALKPPPCTETKSEVRRRLIRPWKDAAPHTWGFHTWLDVGRLPATFPTRPDRPYDSNVWRWLTDSGAHGRPPAEPPIPPPSWMGPNSFLTFICCTPIFADDNRKNQVTVRTVQELRELEKLKLRSEARAPPLDAKGNILPSRKFKKYRHISAGGRFEPGGLQLMPNPLPNDFARGWPCPNPLPHYQEKALKLAFLPSAPLSQDLLRNYQTLIENWVALPLYQLSKAQPGKTLVRKTKRRPGQS, via the exons ATGCTGCCAGGAAAGTCTTCCCTTACCAAGCTGCTCCTCCTGGCAGTCAGGCCCAGAAGAGGAATGGCCAGTAGCCCACAGAGACAACCCAGAGGGCGGAATAATCCACTCCATGTCCAAGAACCTTTCTTACAG ATGGCCCACGCCCGAGAGCCCCTCCTGACCCACCAACCGCGGGCCCGGCGTGAGTTCCTCCTCCCCAGTGAGCCCGGGGAGTGGCCCGGCTTCACCCGGCAGGCCTACCACCGGCTGGCCCTGAAGCCGCCGCCTTGCACCGAAACGAAATCCGAGGTGCGCCGCCGACTGATCCGCCCTTGGAAGGACGCGGCGCCGCACACGTGGGGCTTTCACACGTGGCTCGATGTGGGCCGTTTGCCAGCCACCTTTCCCACCAGGCCCGACAGGCCCTACGACAGCAACGTGTGGCGCTGGCTGACGGACTCCGGGGCCCACGGCCGCCCCCCAGCGGAgcctcccatccctcctccctcctggatGGGTCCCAACAGCTTTCTGACCTTCATCTGCTGTACTCCCATCTTCGCGGACGACAACAGGAAAAACCAGGTGACCGTCAGGACGGTGCAGGAACTGAGGGAGCTGGAGAAACTCAAGCTGAGGAGTGAAGCAAGGGCACCTCCCCTCGACGCCAAGGGCAACATCCTGCCCTCGAGGAAGTTCAAGAA GTACCGGCACATCTCAGCTGGTGGAAGGTTTGAGCCTGGAGGCCTCCAGCTCATGCCCAACCCACTTCCCAATGATTTCGCCAGGGGCTGGCCCTGCCCAAACCCTCTGCCTCATTACCAGGAGAAGGCGCTAAAACTGGCCTTCCTGCCTAGTGCACCCCTGAGCCAGGACCTCCTGAGGAATTACCAAACCCTGATAGAGAACTGGGTTGCCTTGCCCCTCTATCAACTCTCCAAGGCACAACCTGGTAAAACCTTAGTGAGGAAGACCAAGAGAAGACCTGGACAGAGCTAG